The following is a genomic window from Hymenobacter sp. APR13.
CCCGCATTTCGCGCATCGAGGTAATTACCAACCCCTCGGCCAAGTACGATGCCCAGGGCACGGCCGTGCTGAACGTGATTCTGAAAAAACAGACCAAAAACGGCGTAAACGGCCAGGCCAGCCTGCTGGGCGGCACTGGCGACAAGTACAACGCCAGCCTGAGCCTGAACCGGCACCAGGGCAAAAGCAACCTGAGCGCGAGCTACGACCGCCAGGATGAGCACTACCGCAACCGCACCGACAACCGCCAGACTTCCGGCGACGTGACCACCCGCCAGGACGGCACTGGCCGGGAGCGGAATGACTCCCACTCCCTGCGCCTGGGCCTGGACTACGAGCTGACGCCCGAGCAAAGCCTGAATCTGAGCGTGTCGCCCACCTGGCAGCACGAGCAGGACCTGGGCTTCCAGCGCCTCAGCACCGAGCGGGCCGGCCAGCCCACCACCACCCAGCTGGGCCAGCAGGAGCTGAACGTGGATGTGCGGATACTGGAAAACGTGGGCAGCTACCGCCGCACCTGGGAAGCCCACAAAGGCCGCGAGCTGACGGCCGTAGGCGGTGCGGTGCTGGTAGACGCCAAGGTGCCCGTGACCCAGACGCTGGAAGCCGGCGCCCTCAGCGGCTGGCGGCAGCAGATGGATGTGCAGGCCCGCATCTACTTTGCCCAGCTCGACTACACCCACCCGCTGGCCGGCAACAAAGGCAAGCTGGAAACCGGCCTGAAGGTGCAGCAGCAGCGCAGCAACGGCATTGCCGACCTGTTTGCCCTCCAGCCCGACGCCCCCGGCCAGTACGTCCGCGACCCGGCCCGCTCCCTGGCCTACAACTTCCGCGAAACCGTGCCGGCCGCCTACGCCAACTTCCAGCGCGGCTGGAACGGCTGGAACGCCCAGGCTGGCCTGCGCACCGAGTACACCAACACCAACGGGGACGTGAACGGCGGCCAGGGCAGGTTTAAGCTCGATTACCTGGGCCTGTTCCCCACCGCCAGCATCAGCCGGGGCATGGGCCGGGCCGATTCCACCAAAGGCGGGGCGCAGCCGCAGCAGCTTTCCTTCAGCTACGCCCGCCGCCTCAACCGGCCGAATTTCATGCAGCAGCTGGCCGTGCCGCTGTACCAGGACCCGCGCTTCTACCGCCTTGGCAACCCGTCGTTGCGCGCTGAGTTCAGCCACAACCTGGAAGTGAGCCACCAGCTGAGCCTGCCCGGCGGGGCCGAAATTACCACCACGCTGTTCGGCCGCTTCACCAGCAACGCCATCCAGCGCCTGCGCAACGTGGATACGCTGGCCACCAACCTCAACCCGGCCGCCGGGCTGGTGCTGGTGGAAACCTACCGCAACGCCGGCACCACCGCCAACGTGGGTCTGGAGATGACCTGGGCCCAGCCCCTCACGGCCTGGTGGCGCGTGCAGGCCAGCGGCTCGCTGTACCGCACCCAGTTCCAGACCAACGCCGAAAACACCGTAGACCGCCGTGCTTTGGCCGGCAACGTGCGCCTCAACCAAAACTTCACGCCCACGCCTACCCTGGATGTGCAGCTGACCGGCCAGTACAACTCGGCCATCCTCACGGCCCAGGGCCGCCGCCTGGCCTACGGGGGCATTGATGTGGCCCTGCGCCAGCGCCTGTGGCAGAACCGCGCCGCCCTCACCCTGCGCGTGTCCGACGTGCTGAACACCCAGGTGCGCAGCTCCGTGGTCGACTCGCCCGACCTCACGGCCAACCTCTACACCAAGCCCGAAACGCGGGTGGGCTGGCTGGGCTTCACCTGGTACTTAGGCGCTTCCAAAGCCAAAGCCGGCCGCATCGAAGGCGCACCCAAAGGCGGTGGCGGTGGCTTCGGCGGCTAGCATTCACTTCCCCGCTGATTTGGGTCGGCGCGCTGCTCTAGCAAATGCCTGAAAATTTCCTTCGCCGTTCAGGCATCCTTTCCCAGGCACCTGCCATCTATCACCCAGAAGGTCAGCTGCTTCGAATACAACTAACACCTACTCCCGGCCGGCTCCCTTTTTCGTTTCCTGCCGCTGTTGTCCCGCCGATTTGGGTGGCGGGGTCTGGTCCTGGCCTGCGCCTATAGCGCGCCGGGTGTTCCACCTGCTTTTCTCACTTGCTCCCGGTTTTCGCCGGCCCGTCGGGGCCGACTGACGGGCAGCGCCTTGCCTTCTCATTCCAACCTTTCTGAGCATCATGAAAACGTCCTTTTTGAATCGCACCCTCCTTGGTTTCATTTCTTCGCTGGCTGTGCTGCAGCTTTCGGCTCAGGTGCTAGGCCACGGCACCGTCAGCGGCAGCCTCCGCGACGGCGACACCCAGGAGCCCATTCCCTACACCAGCGTGGTGGTGCTGCGCGCCGACAACCACCAGCTGGCCGCCGCCGGCACCACCGATGCCAACGGCAACTTCAAGTTCCGCTACCTGCCGCTGGGCCGCTACATCGTGCAGTCGACGGCGCTTGGCTACCAGCCCCTGCAGCCTACGGTAGCGTTCCGGCCCTTGCACAACCGCCAGCAGCTGGGCACGCTCACGCTGCAGTCGTTGCCGGGGCGGCCGGTGGTAGTGGGTGCCCGCAAGGCCGTGGCCCAGCGCAGCAGCAACCAGCCTACCAATGTGCTGGCGCAACGCCTGGGCTCCTAGCTGGTAAAAAACAGCTATACTAGGCTGTGTCTGAAAAGGGGTGTTATGTATCTTAGGGTATGGCAGCACGGTATGAGTTAACAGATGCCCAATGGGCCGCGGTGGAAAGCGAATTGCCCCCACAACGTCTGGGGCGCCCCCGGCGCGATGACCGCCAGCAATGGAATGCCTTACTCTGGATCCTATGCACCGGAGCGCCCTGGCGGGATTTACCAGCACGCTACGGCCCCTGGCAAACGGCGTACGAACGATTTCGCCGGTGGGCCGCTGATGGCACCTTCGAGCGGGTGTTGCACCGCTTACGCCTGCGCCTGGATGCGGCCGGCTTGTTAGACCTGGACACGTGGCTGGTGGATTCGACCACGGTGCGGGCCACCAAAAGTGCGGCGGGCGGCACGAAAAAAAAGCCCAGTGCCTCGGGCGCAGCCGCGGCGGGCTGACCAGCAAGCTGCATGTAGTCTGTGATGGCGCGGGTACGCCGCTG
Proteins encoded in this region:
- a CDS encoding carboxypeptidase regulatory-like domain-containing protein, producing MKTSFLNRTLLGFISSLAVLQLSAQVLGHGTVSGSLRDGDTQEPIPYTSVVVLRADNHQLAAAGTTDANGNFKFRYLPLGRYIVQSTALGYQPLQPTVAFRPLHNRQQLGTLTLQSLPGRPVVVGARKAVAQRSSNQPTNVLAQRLGS
- a CDS encoding outer membrane beta-barrel protein: MTSSTSFSQALKGLGFLAMLAPLTAAAQQPTGAVSGTLLDQASGQPLPFANVVVLRAQDSTFVSGAQTGENGTFELASLGLGSYLLKASAIGYQGFRRKVALSSTAPSVRLGTLKLIPTATQLKGVTVTGERATIENEPGKRVINVEKDLASVGGMATDVLRNVPSVAVDANGAVSLRGSANLTILIDGKPSGGSNGGTGLRLDQIPASRISRIEVITNPSAKYDAQGTAVLNVILKKQTKNGVNGQASLLGGTGDKYNASLSLNRHQGKSNLSASYDRQDEHYRNRTDNRQTSGDVTTRQDGTGRERNDSHSLRLGLDYELTPEQSLNLSVSPTWQHEQDLGFQRLSTERAGQPTTTQLGQQELNVDVRILENVGSYRRTWEAHKGRELTAVGGAVLVDAKVPVTQTLEAGALSGWRQQMDVQARIYFAQLDYTHPLAGNKGKLETGLKVQQQRSNGIADLFALQPDAPGQYVRDPARSLAYNFRETVPAAYANFQRGWNGWNAQAGLRTEYTNTNGDVNGGQGRFKLDYLGLFPTASISRGMGRADSTKGGAQPQQLSFSYARRLNRPNFMQQLAVPLYQDPRFYRLGNPSLRAEFSHNLEVSHQLSLPGGAEITTTLFGRFTSNAIQRLRNVDTLATNLNPAAGLVLVETYRNAGTTANVGLEMTWAQPLTAWWRVQASGSLYRTQFQTNAENTVDRRALAGNVRLNQNFTPTPTLDVQLTGQYNSAILTAQGRRLAYGGIDVALRQRLWQNRAALTLRVSDVLNTQVRSSVVDSPDLTANLYTKPETRVGWLGFTWYLGASKAKAGRIEGAPKGGGGGFGG